The following are encoded in a window of Methanobrevibacter ruminantium M1 genomic DNA:
- the hmdC gene encoding 5,10-methenyltetrahydromethanopterin hydrogenase cofactor biosynthesis protein HmdC: protein MYELIKESINSDESALELAKSKKDVISVVDAISDLSFEDTMKLGTRFKKFPIGCDLTEVVVGTCASDLEKMDLFGNCMLANMIGAPIHICAYAFSDIAEKYGQRGVEIMEEVYNITDVPLDLDHFGKYGAMRFPKHIVGCGGDCYNQGPSFTECPRGRIHERLLDKEKAELDDKETWVQLSSSVAINLSSEQCNDGHAAPLEEAQDLADLAKKYGKGLEAIMFVGDGYDELITGFTKAIEMGVDVFVIEGGPFNRCENTNESFAKTIAMSRVLCPGKVVATNGAYESECRAGLRSGLNVIITGFPKNHHGYMCGFEPGTARRGKFGLPRVIKIMNEEISAGPTRVPVQREELLALTHAVKLAGPENIYPKTIGSFAIGDAHWATIQNSKMYKEMYLPKTLEEIADSVNGNSVSLHGGRFVSWLVAKELDKKGIDEIIITDSNPWVEKVSVDNLQEELNATIIRGHADDKGAGMIAKESIVTTTIPKIHNAIKSKIPHAVNII from the coding sequence ATGTACGAACTTATTAAGGAATCAATTAATAGTGATGAAAGTGCTTTGGAATTAGCTAAAAGCAAAAAAGATGTAATCTCTGTTGTAGATGCAATATCCGATTTAAGCTTTGAAGACACCATGAAACTTGGAACAAGATTCAAGAAGTTCCCGATCGGCTGTGACTTAACTGAAGTGGTGGTTGGAACCTGTGCATCAGATTTGGAAAAGATGGATCTCTTCGGCAACTGCATGCTTGCAAACATGATCGGTGCTCCTATACACATATGCGCATATGCGTTCTCAGACATTGCAGAGAAATATGGCCAAAGAGGTGTGGAAATAATGGAAGAGGTCTACAATATCACAGATGTTCCACTGGACCTTGACCACTTTGGAAAATACGGTGCCATGAGATTCCCAAAGCATATTGTAGGATGCGGAGGAGACTGCTACAACCAAGGACCAAGCTTTACCGAATGCCCTAGAGGAAGAATCCACGAAAGATTGCTTGACAAGGAAAAGGCAGAGCTTGACGATAAGGAAACCTGGGTCCAATTATCATCTTCCGTTGCAATCAACTTAAGCAGCGAGCAATGCAATGACGGCCATGCGGCACCTCTTGAAGAGGCCCAAGACTTGGCAGACCTTGCAAAGAAATATGGAAAGGGCCTTGAAGCAATCATGTTTGTAGGAGACGGATATGATGAACTTATCACAGGCTTTACAAAGGCAATCGAAATGGGTGTTGATGTATTTGTAATTGAAGGGGGACCATTCAACAGATGCGAAAACACCAACGAAAGCTTTGCTAAGACAATTGCAATGAGCAGAGTCTTATGTCCTGGAAAAGTTGTTGCCACAAACGGTGCATATGAAAGTGAATGCAGAGCAGGGCTTAGATCCGGACTAAATGTTATAATTACCGGTTTTCCTAAAAACCATCACGGATACATGTGCGGTTTCGAGCCTGGAACTGCAAGAAGAGGCAAGTTCGGCCTCCCAAGAGTAATCAAGATCATGAATGAGGAAATAAGTGCAGGCCCAACAAGAGTTCCTGTCCAAAGAGAAGAGCTATTGGCATTGACCCATGCAGTCAAGCTTGCAGGACCTGAAAACATCTATCCTAAGACAATCGGATCATTTGCAATTGGAGACGCCCATTGGGCTACAATACAAAACTCTAAAATGTATAAGGAAATGTATCTTCCAAAAACCTTAGAGGAAATAGCTGATAGCGTAAATGGCAATTCAGTTTCATTGCATGGAGGAAGATTCGTTTCATGGCTTGTTGCAAAAGAGCTGGATAAGAAAGGAATCGATGAGATAATAATCACTGACAGCAACCCATGGGTAGAGAAAGTCAGCGTAGACAATCTTCAAGAGGAATTGAATGCAACTATCATCAGAGGCCATGCAGATGATAAGGGAGCTGGAATGATTGCTAAGGAATCTATTGTAACCACTACAATTCCTAAAATCCATAATGCAATTAAATCCAAGATTCCTCATGCAGTAAATATCATCTAA
- the hmd gene encoding 5,10-methenyltetrahydromethanopterin hydrogenase encodes MKVAILGAGCYRTHAASGITNFSRACEVADATGKENISMTHSTIEMGAELLELAGVDEVVVADPVFDGEFTVVEDFDYAEVIAAHKAGNPEDVMPAIRAKVGELAETVPKPANGAIHFTHPEDLGMKCTTDDREAVADADWIMTWLPEGGMQPAIIEKFADVIKDGAIVTSACTIPTPGLNQIFEDLGKNVNVASYHPGAVPEMKGQVYIAEGFADQAAIDTLKDLGAKARGSAFTLPANMVGPVCDMCSAVTAITYAGLLSYRDTVTQILGAPAGFAQMMANEALTNVTKLMADEGIDKMDDALNPGALLGTADSMNFGPLSEIVPTILESLEKRSK; translated from the coding sequence ATGAAAGTAGCAATTTTAGGTGCTGGCTGTTACAGAACTCACGCAGCTAGTGGAATTACAAATTTTTCTAGAGCTTGTGAAGTAGCAGACGCAACCGGTAAAGAAAACATTTCAATGACCCACTCTACCATTGAAATGGGTGCAGAACTTTTAGAATTAGCAGGTGTAGACGAAGTTGTAGTAGCTGACCCTGTATTTGACGGCGAATTCACTGTAGTAGAAGACTTTGACTATGCAGAAGTAATCGCAGCTCACAAAGCTGGAAACCCTGAAGATGTAATGCCTGCAATCAGAGCAAAAGTAGGAGAATTAGCTGAAACCGTACCTAAACCAGCTAACGGTGCTATCCACTTCACTCACCCTGAAGACTTAGGAATGAAATGTACTACTGACGACCGTGAAGCAGTAGCTGACGCTGACTGGATCATGACCTGGTTACCAGAAGGAGGTATGCAACCTGCTATCATCGAAAAATTCGCTGATGTAATTAAAGACGGTGCAATCGTAACCTCCGCATGTACCATCCCAACTCCTGGATTAAACCAAATCTTTGAAGACTTAGGCAAAAACGTAAACGTAGCTTCCTACCACCCAGGTGCAGTACCTGAAATGAAAGGTCAAGTTTACATTGCAGAAGGATTTGCTGACCAAGCAGCTATCGACACCTTAAAAGACTTAGGTGCAAAAGCAAGAGGTTCCGCATTCACCTTACCTGCAAACATGGTAGGTCCTGTATGTGATATGTGTTCCGCAGTAACTGCAATTACCTACGCTGGTCTTTTATCCTACAGAGACACTGTAACTCAAATCTTAGGTGCACCAGCAGGATTCGCTCAAATGATGGCTAACGAAGCATTAACCAACGTAACCAAATTAATGGCTGATGAAGGCATTGACAAAATGGATGATGCTTTAAACCCTGGCGCATTATTAGGTACTGCTGACTCAATGAACTTCGGTCCATTATCTGAAATTGTACCTACTATCTTAGAATCTTTAGAAAAAAGATCCAAATAG
- the hmdB gene encoding 5,10-methenyltetrahydromethanopterin hydrogenase cofactor biosynthesis protein HmdB, translating to MIESILEKAKNREKLSRNELIQLFEIDDEETLKELCKIACDIRNECSDVIKLTSTIHLTNKCQVQPRCKYCGFAAKTSSIGYYDAFYKSDEEIRQAAMCVERSGIPRISCSGGHGYKGKQAVNAAKIVKGETSLEILVNVGADLTQEAVDELKKYDADTVCCNLETTNEDVFNFVKPGEKLSDRINICRMVSDAGIGLSSGLLIGIGESYEDRVDHLLFLGSFESLEEIPIMGFNPYVDTPMENHPPCSIEEQLKTIAITRIMYPRIRITVPTPTIGPENVELPLMAGANNLATVIPEDYPLVVKGVGNPEYGNLHEVISVVENLGLEVQLHA from the coding sequence TTGATAGAATCTATCTTGGAAAAAGCTAAAAATAGAGAAAAGTTAAGCAGAAATGAATTGATCCAATTATTTGAAATAGATGATGAGGAAACTTTAAAGGAATTATGTAAAATAGCTTGCGATATTCGCAATGAATGTTCTGATGTAATTAAATTAACATCCACTATTCATCTTACAAATAAATGTCAAGTTCAACCTAGATGCAAATATTGCGGATTTGCTGCTAAGACTTCATCCATTGGATATTATGACGCTTTTTATAAGTCTGATGAAGAGATACGCCAAGCTGCAATGTGTGTTGAAAGATCAGGCATTCCTAGAATAAGCTGTTCTGGAGGACATGGATATAAAGGAAAGCAAGCAGTAAATGCTGCAAAGATAGTTAAGGGAGAAACCTCCCTTGAAATATTGGTTAATGTCGGCGCTGATTTAACTCAAGAAGCAGTAGACGAATTGAAGAAATATGATGCTGATACTGTTTGCTGCAATTTAGAGACAACCAATGAAGACGTTTTTAACTTTGTAAAGCCTGGTGAAAAGTTATCTGACCGCATAAACATATGCAGAATGGTATCAGATGCAGGTATTGGATTGTCTTCCGGTCTGTTGATTGGCATTGGAGAATCCTATGAGGATAGGGTTGACCATCTATTATTCCTTGGAAGCTTTGAGAGCTTAGAGGAGATTCCTATAATGGGATTTAATCCATATGTTGACACCCCTATGGAAAATCACCCTCCTTGCTCTATCGAAGAGCAGCTAAAGACAATTGCAATTACAAGGATCATGTATCCTCGCATTAGAATAACTGTTCCAACACCTACAATCGGTCCTGAGAATGTTGAGCTTCCTTTGATGGCTGGAGCAAACAATTTGGCAACAGTAATCCCTGAAGACTATCCTTTAGTCGTTAAGGGAGTTGGAAATCCAGAATACGGCAATTTGCATGAGGTGATTTCAGTAGTTGAGAATTTGGGCCTTGAGGTTCAGCTTCATGCTTAA
- a CDS encoding DUF3236 domain-containing protein, with the protein MAFEESIRKASIQSYEGTRKGDTIEEIEAIQNYIRNAKIVVPNKNGIKVEVINEVLAKFNIPPAEYLQVNTNYADFSRMPAIAKAMIAVDQSDADLVIARGRLGIPGSGSFLVFMDSKSRILTAATSPSHIIHNQPLEKTVYKETLEALKKVGFKEE; encoded by the coding sequence ATGGCCTTTGAGGAAAGTATTAGAAAAGCTTCTATCCAATCTTATGAAGGAACACGTAAGGGAGACACTATTGAAGAGATTGAAGCAATCCAGAACTATATTCGAAATGCAAAGATTGTTGTTCCTAATAAGAATGGCATAAAAGTAGAGGTAATAAATGAGGTTCTAGCTAAATTCAATATTCCTCCTGCTGAATATCTGCAGGTAAATACTAATTATGCTGATTTCAGTAGAATGCCTGCAATTGCAAAGGCTATGATAGCTGTAGATCAGTCAGATGCAGATTTGGTCATTGCAAGAGGTCGTTTAGGAATCCCTGGCTCTGGTTCTTTTTTGGTTTTTATGGACAGCAAATCCAGGATTTTAACTGCAGCCACTTCCCCATCCCATATAATTCATAATCAGCCACTCGAAAAGACTGTTTATAAGGAGACATTAGAGGCGTTAAAGAAAGTAGGCTTTAAAGAAGAATGA